A stretch of DNA from Solea solea chromosome 11, fSolSol10.1, whole genome shotgun sequence:
agcgagaAGATTCGATTCACAACATAACTGCACAATttgttaaaaacacttttaatgatgtttaTTTGAAGACTTCGTCTTTGAAAAGTGTACTTCATACGTCCAATTGTACAAATGTGGCAGCAACTAAAACCTTTTATAAAGAAAAGAATCTCCACCAGTTTATGGAACCTTGTCCACAGCatttttctgttctgttgttgGTCGGCTGCTGTTACCACTATTTACTGTCTCGATGCTGACTtcggtttcttttgttttgggtCTTTTTGCACTTTGCTCTCATTGGACCAACTCACCAGAGGGAGAAACTCTTCCGCTTCATCGAGCTGTTTTCACTCGTCTCATAATACAAATCCAGATAATGCTTCTTTCACACCATATCTCTGTCACTGGCCTTATGTAATGTTTACACCCATAATAAACACTAGAATTGAATTGTAAGTTGAGATAGTCCTTCATTATATACCTTGAAACAGGGTATATTAAATGATATTCTCCTTCACTTGTGtagagtgttttgtttgttttttcccctgcatGGTATATATTAAGCAGCTTAAAGGtgtcctgtttctgtttcagcttCCAACTCCAGTAATGGCTCCAACCACTGTCCTTTGTGTCACAATAACTTCGCTCCTGGAGAAGAGGTAAGATGACAATATAGAATGTCCAGACTTTCCAGTTTTCTCACCCTCATGCCTGTGTTTCCACATAAAGCTGTGGTTGTATGCAAACAGAGAGAACAAATCTGGGGTAATATCATGTTAATTGCCTCGCTTATCTTAACCCCGAAGACAAAGCGAAGCTTCACGACTCTCCGTTTTCTGTTTTCGCTCTTTTATATCAACACAGGAGCTGAAAAGCCCCTAATGTTAGACTTGAGGAGCAAACAGGTGTTGAGGTAAAACACCGCCATTGTTGCTCTCGCTTACAGACTTCAAAGAAGGAAAGGAGAAGAAGCCTTTGTTCTTAATGAGCTGTTTCATTCGTCTCAAGATGGCCAATGCCATTGCATTCTTCACATTCCTATTAGTGTAAGaaggagcaacaacaacaactatccGTTTAGCTATAAATAAGTCAAACATAGCCATGTTATCCCTTAATCATGTGTGTAGAAAATGGACATTCAGTGTAAAACACTTCTTTTAATACAAATGATAAGCACTGGACTAAAATAAGTCATTCTTGGTTTTTCCTTTACTTCCAGCTGTAGTGGCAGATTTTAATCCAGTCCATCTGCTCTAATCAGTCGTGTTATTaatcaacacaaaaaacacaacacatcagaATAAGAAGTTTCAGTGAATTTAATCATATTCTAATGTTACATGTTTATGTACAATGTAACAATGTAATGGGAAGAAAGGCTGAGTTCTTATGTTGCATACTTTACCAGTGCTCACATTTCAGCTCTCCCCAGTCTGTTCATTCATTACTAATCCTCTTTGAGTCTTTTTGTCTGACAGAGAATTAAAAAATTAACATGGAATTTCTTTCTCTACTGACTGGCacctgtagtgtgtgtgtgtgtgtgtgcgtgctaaAGTACTAAAATATAGAAGTGGTATTTACTAAAACATCGATTGGCCaagcagtgatgtcacagcaggTGCTTTCCTTCGGCCATTTGATACACGGACAGCTGTGACATCACCTGTGACTAAGCTGTGGTCAGATGTCTGCCGTATTAGAAAGCGTTGAGTCACAAGTAGCAACAAAAACATCGGCCATTcccattttaatgttaaaacatAGACAGACCGACAGATCATTTACAACATTGTTTTACAATAGTTTTTACTGATTTCCTTATCACTAATCACATATGAGAAGTACATAGGCACAACTTTAAGGTCcattgtgtaatatttagggGGGTTTTAATGGCAGAGATTGAATATACTAGCTGTAAGCaggtttgtatatgtgtataatcacttaaaaaattAGTTGTCACTCGTTTTTACATGCTGGATAGCTTTAAACTGGTTTTACAGTTACGGCAGATCTTTCACATCCAATTATTGATCGTTCAGGCTGAACCTGTCACAGATTTTCACCAGTCGACTTATATGCTGTGCATTGTGTTGGATGTCGTCCCTCTGTGTTCTTTTTCGGACTCAAATTCACAACATGCAGTCCTGTCACCGCACACATCCTTAAAAATCCAGTGGAGAAGAAACGAGCAGAAAGTCACACTCTTGCTGCCAGTGCTCTGAGCGTGGACCCAATGAAAGAGTGCAGTGTTAGTGGGAGGGAGGGCAGCCGCGTGGGCATTGACTGGGCCTACAGTCACCCGTGGCTGTCTCAGTGGAGAGGGAACCGGCGAGAGGAATGAACTCACTGAGCTACTTTGTCCCTGTTCCAGGCCTGGAAGGCTCACCTCATGGGCAGGGACGGCTGTAAACAAAACTCACGCAGAACTGTGGTGTCCCAGAGAACTCAGCCTGCACAAGGTAAAGCATTCATACCCTCTCTGCTGACACCTACCTCCCCAATGCTAGATGTGTGAGCACTGTAGAAAGTGCCCGTGCTTGTTGGTGTTATTTTACGTTGCTGATTTTCCACTATGGTTTCCTGCCTCAGAGCACAGAAGGAGGCATGTGATAATAGTGATAAAACTGATGAAAGGTGCAGGCTTGACAGTGATGATAGTGGTTGTTATTAGGACATCCAAACTGAAACACGTTACAGTCAACAGTGTCTtggtgttttacttttttttttttcgttgttCCTGGTAGAGTCTGTCTTTAGAATCCCATGTGTTTCAGCATGGCACGATGAATTCTTCCAGTACAATGTTTATTCTTCTTTACACTGACACTGAATGTATGTTTTATTACATAAACATTCATTTGTCATGTATGGTTGTTGAAAATGAGCGTTGTAGTTGTCTTTCTGCGTCGATGCAGTGACATCACCAGAACGATTTTCCAGCTCGAAGTTCGGActcttcacattcacacatttaaaactcGCCACGTCGCAATTTAATCGTCTCTTGAGCCCAGTGAAAACGACACAGCTCTGCTACGTTGTTTGTTGTACGAGAACACAACAAAGAATATCCTCTGCTATAAAAATACAACCAAATAGAGCAATGCATTGTATCGGGGAGAGTATCGTATGGCATCTTGACCTGTTTAGTgtttcatcagtgtttttttgttttgttttgccagaCATGTTGTCAACCTACTGTAAACAATCTACTGATACGACTGATATGAAAATGTTTATAGTCGCATCACAGGCAAATGTAGactgcagtgcagtgtgtgtgtgtgtgtgtgtgtgtccaggcaGGGCTGTTGGTGCAGCTAAGCTGCAGCAGGGCTGGCCAGTTGGActgagaggcagaggcagaggcagaggcagtcGAATCCCAGCGCTGGCACCTGTGAACAGAGGACATATGCCAGGGAAGAGGTGATCCCTGAAGTAACTCCACCAAAGTCACTTCTCCCCCATCCCCGTGTTCCTGCATATAGGCACTTTTAGCAAACAAATAgcataacattataacatattCACTGACATATGCAATAGGATTTAAAACGTTTTTGTTCAAAGCCATCAATATGCTATATTATGTTCCACATCCCAGAAAGAGCAACACCTTATTCTTATCAGTGTCATAGTGACGTATTTATATGCGTGTTTACACTgtcctttttttcaaattaaattaaacgtaCCATAGCGGCTGATGATGGAGGATCCACACAGAGaagactgtctttttgtttaaaCCCCAACTTGTCAGTGTCTGCTAAACAAACTGACTTGACATTTAACTCCCAGCAGGATATCTGAGTGTGTTTCCTGTGGCACGGTGTGATCttcatgtttttgcttttcgCTGTCCGTCTGccaaatatatactgtatacagtatatgtgtacatacatcTTTACCAGCTCTACACCGTCAGCTTTCTGTCTCAGAACTCAAGCTGAGATTAGATATCCACAGATATTGGCTTTAGAATGTATTAGCACAGATATCGGCAAACTCACCAAGAACTGCCGATATGACTCATGACAGCAAGAGTAGTATCGGTGCTGGGCCCAAGCACTCGTGACGTATCGACAACTTTTGCCGTGCAGTCCAGGACGTCACACTCATCGTCACCGCGTTGCATCTTTGTCAAGGTTGTAGGTGTAAGAGCTTCCCATAGACAACCAGCGTCGAATCAACCAATGCTTGAGTAATTTGCTAATCAATCACAGAGTCTTGATGGTGAAGACAATAATCACTCAAGGCTGATAAGTGCAAACACTCCTCTCCTTGTTGAAGTGGAAACGAGAGAAGAGGACGAATGAGGCTGAGCTCTGGTTACAAGCAGAAGACTTTCTTCCCTCTGGGAAATTCTAGCAGACACTGTTTCGTCAGACCCAAGGCTGTCATTGACCTCCTGTCCGCCACAcgttgtcttttcttttttctctctcttcagtttATTCAAGAATAAAGCAGCAATTTGCCAAAGGGATGATGTTTTGCTGCTTAATTAAAGCACAGATTAGACTTCATTTATTCTTCCTCTGAATGTCTGTAAATGTTATGGTGCAGTGAGGGACACAAAGTAAATGTGGTTcagtgtaaatatgtaaatatatgtaaataaaaactagaatgtgaatgaatgtccttttttcccccctcttgtTATGACCGGATGATTATTGAAGCACTTCTGTGTATTTAACCACAATCTAATCTCTGAAAACTAAGacagttgtatatatatattacaacaGTATTATAATGATTGTATATCATTATACTTTTGGTTCGTTGACAGCCAACTTATGTGAATCTCTGAACCAACAGAAACATCTGTGTGTATTGAAAAGTCTCTGACTTTTCAATACACAcaaattaaaactatttaagAGAATATTTGATTTCCCAGATCACCCCCATTGGCTTTAATGTGCTTATCGGCTGAGCTCTGTAACAACAGGGCATATGTTTATTGCTAATAGTGTTTTCTGCTTTCTGCTTTATTCTGCAAAATTAAGCATCATTAAGCTGATGCCAGAGTGTTTAGTTACCTGTTGTCAAACCCATGTTTCAGAAATAAGATGAAACAAAGTATTTAAAGACATAATATCTGTGTCTGCAGAGCCGAGTTTAGTTCGTTTAAAGAGTATAACCTCACACAACGTTCATTATGTATTTCTATATTTGACCCCCATCCCCCAAAAAATCCAGTTTTACCTAAAATATCCAACATAAATTTACACTTTTACAGACTCTTgcacttcttttgtttttcgtttttttATTGATGGCCTGtctttaataaatacataaaaataaaaggcaaaataaaacaatatattaacttaaatgtacgtttgtttatttatttatttattttttacaatttacccTGCAAAATAGATCACTCCATCGTGACTAAATGGGTTTGTGGTTCACCTTGACAGTCACTTCGGAATCCTGAAGTCATACAATGACAATTCAAATCAGTAACTTCCAAAGAGTCAAGTCtttacttttttccttttctaaaaaaaaaatgagtgtgTCATGTCAAGACACTGGAGTTATGAGAACTGAAATGGCACCAAGAATCAGAAACCGaagaacattttacaaaaatgtaaaatcacagaaacaatgaacaacaacagtggagagaaaatccCACCTgaatcacttttttaaaataaaaaaatacacgaGAGTCAGCTGAGCTTTGGCTCACGGTGTTTGACTTTGGAAAGTCACATCACTGTCCTATGCGCACAAACCAGGTCCTTGTCGTGGACGACGCTCCACATCCTGAGAAGTTCCTCTGGGCTCAGTTTGTGCACCACGATGAGGTTTTTATAAAAGCAGGGCTCGCTGTTCATGGGGCTCACCTTGCGCCTGGTGATACCAAAGGTCCTGAAGCCCGGGTGCGTCTGTGGACGCAGGTGAAGACTCTGCAGACACATTCCCATAAACACGTCATCGATGGGGTATAACTCCCGCTCCTGTGAGGCCACGAACAGCTTCCTGGTCATCTGTGAGGACATCAGGAACCCCCCACCGCCGACGTACGGCGGGTACGGCTTGTCGTGAAGCTCTTTGGGAATGTAATATTTGCTCTGTCGGTTTCGGATCGGGGTCGCCTTGTTGATGGTGTCCCCCACAAACAAGTTGTCCACCTTGCCCCCCTCCACTTCGAAGCTGATGAGCTCCAGCAGGTTGTTCGTGTTCACAAATATGTCGTCGTCTCCCTTGAATACGAACTGGACGTTGGAGCAGTAGATGTGGAACCACTTGAGAAAGTTGACCTCTTTCAGCGTCAGGTTGAAGAAGGTGTCCATGAAGTCCCACTGCAGAATGTCCCCGTAGATCTGGTCCTCGAACTCGATCAGTTTCTGGAGGTTCTTTGTGTCCTTGCCAGCGGTGGCTCTTCCCAAAAGAAACAAAGTTTTGATTCTCTTCCCGTCTATGGTTTGCTCCTTTCCCCAGGTTTTACGCACAGCGTCCCGCCGGTCGTGCTGCTCGATGACGGACTTGACCACAATGAGGAGGTGCGCGTCTCCGCCTGCGCATTTCTCCGGGTGGTTGATGAGCATTGGAAAGTATCTGCAGTGTCTGTGCAATACAAACTGGTGAAACCTCGCGTCCAGGCGCCGGAACCAGTCCTTCGTCCTGATCGACGCGTCCTCGCTGCAGTTGAGAACCTGCGCGTCCCAGGAAGCCGGTGTCCCATTGGAAGCCCGGTGCGCATCCAAATCGTTACGCACCGGAGAGACTGAGCTGACCGGAGCACTTTTCCCCGCTCCCTGTTTGAATAAAAAGCACTCGGGGCCACACCAGTCAGCACTCCTCGTCTGTTTCCCTCCGACCCCGTCTTTCTCCACCAACTTCAGTTTGTGGATCATGAGAAAAGACGCAAAGACCAGAGACACACTGAGCAGCGGCTTCAGCAGACCGAGCCGCTTTCTCCGAAAACAGTGATCCATGTCAGCAGTGAGCTGTCAGCGCGGcgtcctctgtgtcctcagatGCTGGACCCTCTGTCTTCATGCTGTTCCACAGCACAGAGTGTGAGCGGAGCAGCGTTAACCTCCACCACAGTGTATCTGCTCCTTCTATCCTGCGTCCTGCGCGCTGACACTCGAGTGGCCCCGGGGCCTCTTTTCCATATCACGGCACGCTGAGTCATTAATAGCCGCTCATCTCTCCGGGCTATGTCtttacagtgtgagtgtgagtggaaaTATGCTGCAGGACAAAACCCACAACACCATCCTCCTCCAAAATATCTCCTCCCCTAACGACACGCACTCATGTGAGAGCAACAGCTTCACACCACATTACAGTCCAAGTCTTCTTCTGAAAAAATTGCAACATATTAGAAAGGACATAAAAAGGACACAATCCTCAGGTTGTCATAAAAAAGtccgaattctgagattaaagtttgGCTCACTTTGTTGAGCCAAACTCAgctatttagatttttttcattttatcgttattatgtttaaatgttgtgtatgtgtaaaatACCAACACTGAATATTCTACCAACGTATGTCTAATTAATTAACACATAACAATTTAAATAGAACCTGGACTAAAGCTTAtaagtaacaaacaaacactgaaacctGTACCGCACTGTTG
This window harbors:
- the b3gnt7l gene encoding UDP-GlcNAc:betaGal beta-1,3-N-acetylglucosaminyltransferase 7, like, which produces MDHCFRRKRLGLLKPLLSVSLVFASFLMIHKLKLVEKDGVGGKQTRSADWCGPECFLFKQGAGKSAPVSSVSPVRNDLDAHRASNGTPASWDAQVLNCSEDASIRTKDWFRRLDARFHQFVLHRHCRYFPMLINHPEKCAGGDAHLLIVVKSVIEQHDRRDAVRKTWGKEQTIDGKRIKTLFLLGRATAGKDTKNLQKLIEFEDQIYGDILQWDFMDTFFNLTLKEVNFLKWFHIYCSNVQFVFKGDDDIFVNTNNLLELISFEVEGGKVDNLFVGDTINKATPIRNRQSKYYIPKELHDKPYPPYVGGGGFLMSSQMTRKLFVASQERELYPIDDVFMGMCLQSLHLRPQTHPGFRTFGITRRKVSPMNSEPCFYKNLIVVHKLSPEELLRMWSVVHDKDLVCAHRTVM